One part of the Roseomonas gilardii genome encodes these proteins:
- a CDS encoding DeoR/GlpR family DNA-binding transcription regulator, with amino-acid sequence MAGSKAASRHQRILALIGQRGYVSNEELAREFDVTVQTVRRDVNALAEEGRVARHHGGAGLASSTENIAYAERQVLNPQAKEAIARQAAAEIPDRSSLFINIGTTTEALAHALLGHRELRVITNNLNVAALLSNRTDFSVVVTGGTVRNRDGGIVGQTVSDMIAEFRVDFGILGISGIDEDGTLLDFDPDEIRAARAILRHSRQSFLLADHTKFARRPMVRLGSITEVSALFTDQPPPRAIQALLREHGVACHVAGRPRADAKPAPEG; translated from the coding sequence TGGCTACGTGTCCAACGAGGAGCTGGCGCGGGAATTCGACGTCACCGTGCAGACGGTGCGGCGCGACGTGAACGCGCTGGCGGAGGAAGGCCGGGTCGCCCGCCACCATGGCGGCGCGGGGCTGGCCTCCTCCACCGAGAACATCGCCTATGCCGAGCGGCAGGTGCTGAACCCGCAGGCCAAGGAGGCCATCGCCCGGCAGGCGGCGGCGGAGATCCCCGACCGTTCCTCCCTCTTCATCAATATCGGCACCACCACCGAGGCCCTGGCCCACGCCCTGCTGGGGCACCGGGAGCTGCGCGTCATCACCAACAACCTCAACGTGGCGGCGCTGCTGTCCAACCGCACGGATTTTTCCGTCGTGGTCACGGGCGGCACGGTGCGCAACCGCGACGGCGGCATCGTCGGCCAGACGGTGAGCGACATGATCGCCGAGTTCCGGGTGGATTTCGGCATCCTCGGCATCAGCGGCATCGACGAGGACGGGACGCTGCTGGATTTCGACCCGGACGAGATCCGCGCCGCCCGCGCCATCCTGCGCCATTCGCGGCAGAGCTTCCTGCTGGCCGACCACACCAAGTTCGCCCGCCGCCCCATGGTGCGGCTCGGCTCCATCACCGAGGTCTCGGCGCTCTTCACCGACCAGCCGCCGCCGCGCGCCATCCAGGCGCTGCTGCGCGAGCATGGGGTGGCCTGTCACGTGGCGGGCCGCCCCCGTGCGGATGCGAAGCCGGCGCCGGAGGGCTGA